A genome region from Gemmatimonadota bacterium includes the following:
- a CDS encoding polysaccharide biosynthesis tyrosine autokinase, whose protein sequence is MEDEGLDWRRYAAAALRYKWLIFGLTALGAVAGGVVAWNMTPMYYVEGKVWIEEPPRGGRGPIEARQPLESYGWVELLQTHAVLDGVVRDRRLNVGTAAPTDTVIIPHIDMTEAFQPGAYSLTVDRSGARYSLLDGAGAVIDSAALGEPVGAERGFTVQAPRGALEPSGAYGFQLFRTLGAARSLAGALDATVVRDGNFMVISLEGEEPRAAAATLQVVLDEFVKTAADLKRARLDELTRIMEDQLTYARDNLGEAELALESFRAVTITLPSQSGAPIAGGVQAAQDPVIRNYYEQQFELDQVRRDQDAIRRALGGETAAGLGSLEIVPSVQDTRELTLALTDLAAKRAERRALLQQYTDEHPQVQEVTGQIASIEARTIPALAQGVLNRLSATESDLQRRIGTASAQIRRIPARSMEEQRLVRNRDIADRIYRNIQSSYEEARLAAVSSIPDIRQLDPVAVPIRPVNDERIRMFLVILLGGLALGLVGAFLRDQFDPRLQHPDQVRQMGLPILAAIPHIHSPKQLGKFENAAELVEAFRNVRLNVSFENGNGGPVMLTVTSPGSGDGKSFVSANLALAYAELGRRTLLVDGDTRRGALHRMFGIERKPGLLDFLDGTATLSEVIKPTPYPALDLLPAGTRLSRGPELLSTTRLTDLLDELRGRYDTILVDSPPLGAGVDPLVLATATRNALIVLRTGSTDREMTESKLDNLERFPVHVMGAVVNDVAAGRLYGGYEIYGYLPGYEPHDEAPAGVG, encoded by the coding sequence GTGGAGGATGAAGGCCTCGACTGGCGTCGCTACGCGGCCGCCGCCCTGCGATACAAGTGGCTGATCTTCGGCCTGACCGCGCTGGGCGCGGTGGCGGGAGGCGTGGTCGCGTGGAACATGACGCCCATGTACTACGTGGAGGGCAAGGTCTGGATCGAGGAGCCGCCGCGCGGCGGACGCGGGCCGATCGAGGCCCGCCAGCCGCTCGAGAGCTACGGGTGGGTGGAACTCCTGCAGACGCATGCCGTGCTGGACGGTGTGGTGCGTGACCGCAGGCTAAACGTGGGCACCGCGGCTCCGACCGACACGGTCATCATCCCCCACATCGACATGACGGAGGCGTTCCAGCCGGGCGCGTACTCGCTGACGGTCGACCGGTCCGGAGCGCGCTACTCCCTGCTCGACGGAGCCGGGGCCGTGATCGACAGCGCGGCGCTCGGCGAGCCGGTGGGCGCGGAGCGCGGCTTCACGGTGCAGGCCCCCAGGGGCGCGCTGGAGCCCAGCGGCGCTTACGGCTTCCAGCTCTTCCGCACGTTGGGCGCGGCGCGCAGCCTGGCCGGCGCCCTCGACGCCACCGTCGTGCGCGACGGCAACTTCATGGTCATCTCCCTCGAGGGCGAGGAGCCGCGCGCCGCCGCGGCGACGCTGCAGGTGGTCCTCGACGAGTTCGTAAAGACGGCGGCCGACCTCAAGCGCGCCCGCCTGGACGAGCTGACGCGCATCATGGAGGACCAGCTCACGTACGCGCGGGACAATCTGGGCGAGGCGGAGCTGGCGCTGGAGAGCTTCCGCGCCGTCACCATCACGCTCCCGTCGCAATCCGGGGCGCCCATCGCCGGGGGCGTGCAGGCAGCACAGGATCCGGTGATTCGCAACTACTACGAGCAGCAGTTCGAGCTCGATCAGGTACGCCGCGATCAGGACGCCATCCGGCGCGCCCTGGGCGGCGAGACCGCCGCCGGCCTCGGGTCACTCGAGATCGTCCCGTCGGTGCAGGATACGCGCGAGCTGACGCTGGCCCTCACGGACCTCGCCGCCAAGCGCGCGGAGCGCAGGGCGCTGCTGCAGCAGTACACGGACGAGCACCCGCAGGTGCAGGAGGTCACCGGCCAGATCGCGTCGATCGAGGCCAGGACGATCCCGGCGCTGGCGCAGGGCGTGCTCAACAGGCTGTCGGCTACCGAGTCGGACCTGCAGAGGCGAATCGGCACGGCCTCGGCGCAGATCCGTCGCATCCCGGCGCGCTCCATGGAGGAGCAACGGCTGGTGCGTAACCGCGACATCGCGGACAGGATCTACCGGAACATCCAGTCCTCCTACGAGGAAGCGCGTCTGGCCGCGGTCAGCAGCATACCGGACATACGCCAGCTCGATCCAGTCGCGGTGCCGATCCGGCCCGTGAACGATGAGCGCATCCGGATGTTCCTCGTGATCCTGCTCGGCGGGCTGGCGCTCGGCCTGGTGGGCGCGTTCCTGCGGGACCAGTTCGATCCGCGGCTGCAGCATCCCGACCAGGTGCGGCAGATGGGACTGCCCATCCTCGCTGCCATTCCGCACATCCATAGCCCCAAGCAGCTCGGCAAGTTCGAGAACGCGGCCGAGCTGGTGGAAGCGTTCCGCAACGTCCGTCTCAACGTTTCCTTCGAGAACGGCAACGGCGGGCCGGTCATGCTGACCGTAACCAGCCCCGGCAGCGGCGACGGCAAGTCGTTCGTGTCCGCCAACCTGGCGCTCGCCTACGCAGAGTTGGGCCGACGCACGCTGCTGGTGGACGGCGACACGAGGCGAGGCGCGCTGCACCGCATGTTCGGCATCGAGCGCAAGCCCGGCCTGCTGGACTTCTTGGACGGTACGGCCACGCTGAGTGAGGTGATCAAGCCGACGCCCTACCCGGCGCTCGACCTGCTGCCTGCGGGTACGCGCCTGAGTCGAGGGCCGGAGCTGCTGAGCACCACGCGCCTGACCGATCTCCTCGACGAGTTGCGTGGCCGCTACGACACCATCCTCGTGGACAGCCCGCCGCTCGGCGCTGGGGTGGATCCGCTGGTGCTCGCCACGGCAACGCGCAACGCGCTGATCGTCCTTCGGACGGGCAGCACCGACCGGGAAATGACGGAGAGCAAGCTCGACAACCTCGAGCGCTTCCCGGTCCACGTGATGGGCGCCGTGGTGAACGACGTCGCCGCGGGCCGCCTATACGGGGGTTATGAGATCTACGGCTATCTGCCGGGCTACGAGCCCCACGACGAGGCGCCCGCGGGCGTCGGCTGA
- a CDS encoding sigma-54 dependent transcriptional regulator → MSLSDAQSPADVQGLLALDPEDKANLRVLLVDDDRNLRDGCESILVTDGYTVTTCGRGEDGLDMVRRKKWDIVLVDLYMSQVSGMDILDAAMETHPATIVIVMTGNPSVETSIEALRLGAWDYLPKPFSAAHLQILIGRAAHAVLVAKESETEEPPDDQHAVSSGNADLPIIGSSPVFQQMMDLARRVAPTDASVFIVGESGAGKELVAQYIHHHSRRRSRELVSLNCAALPEGLLESEMFGHIKGSFTGAVKDKPGLIEAANGGTLFLDELTEMSMPTQAKLLRVIQDGVVRRVGSNTTDAVVNVRFLAATNRDPIEAVDSGALRRDLYYRLRVVPLEVPPLRDRHEDIPVLARHFLGHYWKRHRDGRSAVPTLNDEAIRALQGRSWPGNVRELQNVMEHSVILLDAGTDVGPEDLPFAESSGADGRAQRKRYGPEIVSEPYHDARERVLAEFEQEYLVWLVNQAGGNMSKAARIAGVDRTTLYRLMEKHGLQRDTIIKTADNAETR, encoded by the coding sequence ATGAGCCTATCAGACGCCCAGTCTCCGGCTGACGTGCAGGGCTTGCTCGCCCTGGACCCCGAGGACAAGGCCAACCTGCGCGTCCTGCTGGTGGATGATGATCGCAATCTGAGAGACGGTTGCGAGAGCATACTGGTCACCGACGGCTACACGGTCACCACCTGCGGTCGCGGTGAGGACGGCCTCGACATGGTCCGCCGCAAGAAGTGGGACATCGTCCTGGTGGACCTCTACATGTCCCAGGTGTCCGGAATGGACATTCTCGATGCGGCGATGGAGACGCACCCGGCCACGATCGTGATCGTGATGACCGGCAATCCGAGCGTGGAGACGAGCATCGAAGCGCTCCGGTTGGGTGCCTGGGACTACCTGCCCAAGCCCTTCTCGGCGGCGCACCTACAGATCCTGATAGGGCGAGCTGCCCACGCCGTCCTGGTGGCAAAGGAGAGCGAGACGGAGGAGCCGCCCGACGATCAACACGCAGTGTCCTCGGGCAACGCCGACCTACCCATCATTGGCTCCTCGCCGGTGTTTCAGCAGATGATGGACCTGGCGCGGCGCGTGGCGCCGACGGACGCGTCTGTGTTCATCGTGGGAGAGAGCGGCGCCGGTAAGGAGCTGGTCGCCCAGTACATTCACCACCACAGCCGGCGGCGCAGCCGGGAGCTCGTTTCCCTCAACTGCGCGGCGCTTCCCGAGGGGCTGCTGGAGTCGGAGATGTTCGGGCATATCAAGGGCTCGTTCACTGGCGCCGTCAAGGACAAGCCCGGCCTGATCGAGGCGGCCAACGGAGGCACGCTGTTCCTGGATGAGCTCACCGAGATGTCCATGCCGACGCAGGCCAAGCTGCTGCGCGTCATTCAGGACGGGGTGGTGCGCCGGGTGGGCAGCAACACCACCGACGCGGTGGTCAACGTGCGCTTCCTCGCTGCTACGAATCGCGATCCCATCGAGGCAGTGGACAGCGGCGCGCTGCGACGAGACCTCTACTACAGGCTGCGCGTGGTGCCGCTGGAGGTGCCGCCGTTGCGCGACCGGCACGAGGACATCCCGGTGCTCGCGCGACACTTTCTGGGGCACTACTGGAAGCGCCACCGCGACGGCAGATCGGCCGTGCCCACGTTGAACGACGAGGCGATCCGGGCGCTGCAGGGGCGCAGCTGGCCCGGCAACGTGCGCGAGCTGCAGAACGTAATGGAGCACTCCGTCATCCTTCTGGACGCCGGCACCGACGTGGGTCCGGAGGATCTCCCGTTCGCGGAGTCGTCGGGAGCTGACGGGCGCGCCCAGCGCAAACGCTACGGGCCCGAGATAGTCTCCGAACCGTACCACGACGCCCGCGAGCGCGTGCTGGCGGAGTTCGAGCAGGAGTACCTGGTCTGGCTCGTGAACCAGGCCGGCGGAAACATGTCCAAGGCGGCGCGCATCGCCGGCGTGGACCGGACGACGCTGTATCGCCTGATGGAGAAGCACGGGTTGCAGCGAGACACGATCATCAAGACGGCAGACAACGCCGAGACCAGATGA
- a CDS encoding HAMP domain-containing sensor histidine kinase, translating to MSDRGGVGDEAVSDAERAGPPVGEPAIAAAAQRVVMRWRSELGDVEDADELRHEVALVAAAVADPSAEMPAASALRKRALDLLRGELLGGADPAGVDAAATLDLMRRCERLREAWDAEWSAHFSSRLSEPDGLDLAVDIAHDLRSPLASVLFLAEVLWQEHSGEVNATQKRQLGIIYSAALRLISMASDIIELARGGNLIEPEPVPFSLGELLSSLHDIVRPMAEEKGLTVRMSAPEGDLRSGQPAALRRVLLNLASNSLKFTEEGYVEVVAAEADDGLVRFSVRDTGPGIPDEVQRRLFQPFRRVRGRRGYTFSGAGLGLAASRKLVEAMGGELDVESRPEWGTRFRFAVVLPAVDSPVPVGAGGVQDVTRGDA from the coding sequence ATGAGCGATCGGGGTGGCGTCGGGGATGAAGCCGTGTCCGACGCCGAACGGGCTGGGCCCCCGGTAGGGGAACCGGCTATCGCAGCAGCGGCCCAGCGCGTGGTGATGCGCTGGCGTAGCGAACTCGGCGACGTCGAGGACGCGGACGAGTTGCGCCATGAGGTCGCGCTCGTGGCCGCCGCCGTGGCCGACCCCAGCGCCGAAATGCCCGCCGCATCGGCGCTGCGCAAGCGCGCCCTGGATCTGCTCCGGGGCGAGCTTCTCGGGGGCGCGGACCCCGCCGGGGTCGACGCCGCCGCGACGCTCGATCTGATGCGCCGCTGTGAGCGCTTGCGGGAGGCGTGGGACGCGGAGTGGAGCGCGCACTTCTCGTCCCGCCTGAGCGAACCCGACGGGCTCGACCTGGCCGTCGATATCGCCCACGACCTGCGCTCTCCGCTGGCGTCCGTGCTGTTCCTGGCCGAGGTCCTGTGGCAGGAGCACAGCGGCGAGGTCAACGCAACGCAGAAGCGCCAGCTGGGCATCATCTACAGCGCCGCGCTGCGCTTGATCTCCATGGCAAGCGACATCATCGAGCTCGCGCGCGGCGGCAATCTCATCGAGCCCGAGCCGGTTCCGTTTTCGCTGGGCGAGCTGCTGTCGTCGCTGCACGACATCGTCCGCCCGATGGCCGAGGAGAAGGGGCTCACGGTGCGGATGTCGGCGCCCGAAGGGGACCTGCGGTCCGGGCAGCCCGCGGCGCTTCGGCGGGTGCTGCTGAACCTCGCCTCGAACTCGCTGAAGTTCACCGAGGAGGGCTACGTAGAGGTGGTCGCCGCCGAGGCCGACGACGGGCTGGTACGGTTCAGCGTCCGCGACACCGGTCCCGGGATCCCGGACGAGGTCCAGCGCAGGCTCTTTCAGCCGTTCCGGAGGGTGCGCGGGCGCCGCGGCTACACGTTTTCGGGCGCCGGTCTCGGTCTTGCCGCGTCCCGCAAGCTGGTGGAGGCGATGGGCGGCGAGCTGGACGTGGAGTCGCGCCCAGAGTGGGGCACGCGGTTCCGCTTTGCGGTGGTGCTCCCCGCCGTGGACAGTCCGGTACCGGTGGGCGCCGGCGGGGTCCAAGATGTGACGCGCGGGGACGCTTGA
- a CDS encoding sugar transferase, protein MRLSDSVDLPKAGTGQYARARAESLGGFLAVENGGGMEGAPAATASAGRRAPGADRTVRALNLVVAWSLLILGLPVMALVALLVRLTSPGPMLYSQLRVGLDRRIPGDHRFADRRRVDYGGRLFRIYKFRTMVHTPGNVAEAWAAPDDPRITPIGRVLRQFRLDELPQLINVLQGEMSIVGPRPEQPAIFQKLRRTLGEYPRRQRVPPGITGLAQISQHYDRSLEDVRRKLEYDLEYIGRRSLGEDFRIMVRTFPVVLLRLGAW, encoded by the coding sequence ATGCGTCTTTCAGACAGCGTGGACCTCCCCAAAGCGGGCACCGGCCAATACGCCCGCGCCCGCGCCGAGAGTCTCGGTGGCTTCTTGGCCGTCGAGAACGGCGGCGGCATGGAAGGAGCGCCGGCCGCGACCGCCAGCGCCGGCCGCAGGGCCCCGGGCGCCGATCGCACCGTGCGCGCCCTCAACCTCGTCGTGGCGTGGTCCCTACTGATCCTGGGCCTGCCGGTCATGGCGCTCGTGGCGCTGCTCGTAAGGCTCACGTCGCCGGGTCCGATGCTCTATTCACAGCTCCGGGTCGGGCTGGACCGTCGTATCCCCGGAGACCATCGCTTCGCCGATCGGCGCCGCGTCGATTACGGGGGCCGCCTCTTCCGCATCTACAAGTTCCGGACGATGGTCCACACGCCGGGCAACGTAGCCGAGGCGTGGGCCGCGCCGGACGATCCGCGAATCACGCCCATCGGGCGCGTCCTCCGGCAGTTCCGCCTGGACGAGCTGCCGCAGTTGATCAACGTCCTCCAGGGCGAGATGAGCATCGTGGGGCCGCGCCCCGAGCAGCCCGCGATCTTCCAGAAGCTGCGCCGCACGCTGGGCGAATACCCGCGCCGCCAGCGAGTCCCGCCGGGCATCACCGGTCTCGCGCAGATCAGCCAGCACTACGATCGGTCGCTGGAGGACGTGCGCCGCAAGCTCGAGTACGACCTGGAGTACATCGGACGCCGGTCGCTCGGGGAGGACTTCCGTATCATGGTGCGCACGTTCCCCGTGGTACTGCTGCGACTCGGAGCGTGGTAA
- a CDS encoding glycosyltransferase: MDLSVLIATAHRPGLLERTLDSVAEARLPSGLRRVVVVENGDSRSAPEVCARFADRLPIECHHLAQRGKGAATQFGLESIATGLVVFFDDDVRIGTNVLTSYVEAAAEHGPDFFYGGPVSIDYEEAPPPWLLEFLPYSARGWDWSVSDWRWFLGFNWAAFAEPALRLGGAPADLGPGARGRSNDSPTGMETAMQRRMVTAGMGLQYVPDARVWHWVPKERCSPAWTVRRAHRNGISEGLHASPNLIRWFGVPRWAVRALAETGLARLAALLRRGEPVDRFMPRWKMARVLGYLRGAWRSRQGSGSTR, from the coding sequence GTGGACCTAAGCGTCCTGATCGCCACCGCGCACAGGCCGGGCCTCCTGGAACGCACACTGGACAGCGTTGCGGAGGCTCGTCTTCCATCCGGGCTGCGGCGCGTGGTGGTGGTCGAGAACGGGGATTCGCGGAGCGCCCCCGAGGTATGCGCCAGGTTCGCCGACAGGCTCCCCATCGAGTGTCATCACCTGGCGCAACGCGGCAAGGGCGCCGCCACCCAGTTCGGGCTCGAGTCGATAGCGACCGGCCTGGTCGTGTTCTTCGACGACGACGTGCGCATAGGAACGAACGTGCTCACGTCCTACGTGGAAGCAGCCGCGGAGCACGGCCCGGACTTCTTTTACGGAGGCCCGGTGTCGATCGACTACGAGGAAGCACCTCCCCCGTGGTTGCTCGAATTCCTGCCGTACTCGGCCCGGGGGTGGGACTGGAGCGTCTCCGACTGGCGCTGGTTCCTGGGCTTCAACTGGGCGGCGTTCGCGGAGCCGGCGCTGCGCCTGGGTGGGGCGCCGGCGGACCTGGGCCCCGGTGCCCGCGGACGCTCCAACGACAGCCCGACGGGCATGGAGACGGCCATGCAGCGGCGCATGGTAACGGCCGGCATGGGCCTCCAATACGTGCCGGATGCGCGCGTTTGGCATTGGGTGCCCAAGGAGCGGTGCTCCCCGGCGTGGACAGTACGGCGTGCGCACCGCAACGGCATTTCGGAGGGCCTGCACGCGAGTCCTAATCTGATCCGCTGGTTCGGGGTGCCGCGGTGGGCCGTGCGCGCGCTGGCGGAGACCGGGCTGGCACGCCTTGCCGCCCTGCTTCGGCGCGGCGAGCCGGTGGATCGCTTCATGCCCCGCTGGAAAATGGCCAGGGTATTGGGTTACTTGAGAGGCGCCTGGCGAAGCCGCCAGGGCTCCGGTTCGACCAGGTAG
- a CDS encoding polysaccharide ABC transporter ATP-binding protein, which produces MTQDSVHFDRVWKKFRRGELHDSLRDLVPSIAGRLLGRRRAGADELEGTEFWAVRDVSFTVDPGEALGIIGPNGAGKSTILKLLTRILRPTRGSCGVSGRVGSMIEIAAGFHPDLTGRENLFLQGSIMGMTQEEITAQFDRIVDFSELADFIDTPVKRYSSGMNARLGFAIAAHLAPDVLIIDEILAVGDLRFQRKAFDRIGEIAGQNIPVVIVSHQLDRIAALCTKAILLDAGEVAFRGPPGECVAQYIAGSSEVAGSGGERLPVQLRRLTMEDEPMLTSGQTIRVKLEGEVRPPASPTQTVSFRVRSVQKAQTMFAFNLEAEDIAMPREGPFTVDLELKVNLGGGLYSIESSVFDVAERRHLAFGPNVLFQIPVDPGFFGVVNMEHRVELKQPEPAKP; this is translated from the coding sequence ATGACGCAGGACAGCGTACACTTCGACCGTGTCTGGAAGAAGTTCCGCCGGGGAGAGTTGCATGACAGCCTGCGGGATCTCGTGCCCTCGATCGCGGGGCGGTTGCTGGGTCGCAGGCGCGCCGGCGCGGACGAACTCGAGGGGACCGAATTCTGGGCTGTTCGGGACGTCTCCTTCACGGTCGATCCCGGCGAGGCCCTGGGCATCATCGGCCCCAACGGGGCGGGCAAATCCACCATCCTCAAGCTGCTCACGCGGATCCTGCGGCCGACCCGCGGAAGCTGTGGCGTGAGCGGGCGGGTGGGCTCGATGATCGAGATCGCGGCCGGCTTCCACCCCGACCTGACGGGTCGCGAGAACCTGTTCCTGCAGGGCTCGATCATGGGGATGACGCAGGAGGAAATCACCGCGCAGTTCGACCGGATCGTCGACTTCAGCGAACTGGCGGACTTCATCGACACCCCCGTCAAGCGCTACTCCAGCGGCATGAACGCCCGCCTGGGGTTCGCCATCGCCGCGCACCTCGCCCCCGACGTGCTGATCATCGACGAGATCCTGGCGGTGGGCGATCTGCGATTCCAGCGCAAGGCGTTCGACCGCATCGGCGAGATCGCGGGCCAGAACATCCCGGTCGTGATCGTGTCCCACCAGTTGGACCGGATCGCCGCGCTGTGCACGAAGGCGATCCTGCTCGACGCCGGCGAGGTCGCGTTTCGGGGCCCCCCCGGTGAGTGCGTAGCCCAGTATATCGCGGGTTCGAGCGAGGTCGCGGGCTCGGGAGGCGAGCGTCTCCCGGTTCAGCTGCGCCGGCTCACGATGGAGGACGAGCCCATGCTCACGTCGGGTCAGACGATCCGGGTGAAGCTCGAGGGGGAGGTGCGGCCGCCCGCGTCGCCGACGCAGACCGTCAGCTTCCGCGTGCGGTCCGTTCAGAAGGCACAGACGATGTTCGCCTTCAACCTGGAGGCCGAGGACATCGCCATGCCGCGGGAGGGCCCGTTCACCGTCGACCTGGAGCTGAAAGTCAATCTGGGCGGGGGCCTCTACTCGATCGAGAGCTCCGTGTTCGATGTGGCCGAACGGCGCCATCTCGCGTTCGGCCCGAACGTGCTTTTCCAGATCCCGGTTGATCCCGGCTTTTTCGGTGTCGTCAACATGGAGCACCGCGTGGAGCTGAAGCAGCCGGAGCCCGCCAAGCCCTGA
- a CDS encoding orotate phosphoribosyltransferase encodes MNYRSFDDMNARIVEWALTLPADIDLIVGVPRSGLLAATLLALHRNLPMADLDGFLAGRVYDGGRRFRGKYGVDAVERYLDEPRSVLIVDDSIRSGASLREVRERVGAAALPHRIRYGVVFADLGTLDEVDHYCEVVAAPRAFEWNLLHADWLMSYSCVDIDGVLCPDPTPQQNDDGSAYLDFIANAPALHTPNVQVGWLVTCRLEKYRPATEAWLEKNGIRYSELLMMDYPDAESRRAAGAYGAFKSDVYCTTGALFFVESNPSQASEIAQRSGKPVYCMGTRSLVRPSLIAQSRRRGVDWLARGWVGAARRQVLRLIKRAAGKSAVEASTQAGTKDMN; translated from the coding sequence GTGAACTACCGGAGCTTCGACGACATGAACGCGCGCATCGTGGAGTGGGCGCTGACGCTCCCCGCCGACATCGACCTGATCGTGGGGGTGCCGCGTTCCGGCCTGCTGGCGGCCACGCTGCTGGCGCTGCACCGGAACCTTCCGATGGCCGACCTCGATGGATTCCTGGCGGGGCGCGTCTACGATGGAGGCCGGCGCTTCCGCGGCAAGTACGGCGTGGACGCCGTCGAGCGTTATCTGGACGAGCCTCGCTCGGTGCTCATCGTCGACGATTCGATCCGCTCCGGTGCGTCGCTTCGGGAGGTGAGAGAGCGCGTCGGTGCGGCCGCTCTGCCGCACCGGATCCGCTACGGGGTGGTTTTCGCGGACCTGGGAACACTGGACGAGGTCGACCACTACTGCGAGGTCGTAGCCGCCCCCCGAGCTTTCGAATGGAATCTCCTGCACGCCGACTGGTTGATGTCCTATAGCTGCGTCGACATCGACGGCGTCTTGTGCCCCGATCCGACGCCGCAGCAGAACGACGACGGTTCCGCCTATCTCGATTTCATAGCCAACGCACCCGCACTGCACACGCCCAACGTGCAGGTCGGCTGGCTGGTTACCTGCCGCCTGGAAAAGTACCGGCCGGCTACCGAGGCGTGGCTGGAGAAGAACGGGATTCGGTACAGCGAACTGCTCATGATGGACTATCCGGACGCGGAGTCGCGTCGGGCCGCGGGCGCGTACGGGGCCTTCAAGTCAGACGTGTATTGCACGACCGGCGCGTTGTTTTTCGTGGAGAGCAATCCCAGTCAGGCGAGCGAGATAGCCCAGCGGTCGGGCAAGCCCGTCTACTGCATGGGGACTCGTTCGCTCGTGCGGCCCAGTCTGATCGCACAAAGCCGTCGCAGAGGAGTCGACTGGCTCGCCAGGGGCTGGGTAGGTGCCGCTCGACGTCAGGTCTTGCGGCTCATCAAGCGTGCGGCCGGTAAGTCGGCTGTGGAGGCCAGTACCCAGGCCGGTACCAAGGATATGAACTGA
- a CDS encoding glycosyltransferase, with product MTVAYALLVVAIAIGGYAFVGYPVLLRVAAALRRPAAEDGGESEWPSVTVTLTAYNEEAQMAGALDSLLALDYPTELRRVLIVSDGSTDGTDRIVRSYAARGVDLIALPDRVGKTAAEGAALREIDTDLVLNTDASVRPHPASLKALVGAFRDPSVGVASGRDVSVSGDEHAGNEGERGYVGYEMAVRALETRVHGIVGASGSCYLIRASLHRLALPAGLSRDFAAALRAREHGYRAVSVDTATCQVPRAASLRREYRRKVRTMVRGMRTLAYNSALLNPARYGVFAWMLWSHKVARWVVPWAALAALAATALLAVTQTWARLAVAGAIGLGLITALAWLRDGRVPRPFALPAWAALGNLAAVHAALKALGGEQSAIWEPTRRDPTATVEAA from the coding sequence ATGACCGTGGCGTACGCCCTCCTGGTCGTCGCCATCGCGATAGGCGGCTACGCCTTCGTGGGCTATCCCGTGCTGCTCCGCGTGGCGGCGGCGTTGCGAAGGCCGGCGGCCGAGGACGGAGGCGAGTCGGAGTGGCCGTCGGTGACCGTGACCCTCACGGCGTACAACGAGGAGGCCCAGATGGCGGGGGCGCTCGACAGCCTGCTGGCGCTCGACTACCCCACCGAGCTGAGGCGCGTGCTGATCGTTTCCGACGGCTCCACGGACGGCACGGATCGCATCGTGCGCTCATACGCCGCGCGTGGCGTGGACCTCATCGCGCTCCCCGACCGCGTGGGCAAGACCGCCGCCGAGGGGGCGGCTCTGAGGGAAATCGACACCGATCTCGTCCTGAACACGGACGCATCCGTTCGCCCGCACCCCGCTTCGCTGAAGGCGCTGGTAGGTGCGTTCCGAGATCCCAGCGTCGGAGTGGCTTCCGGCAGGGACGTTAGCGTCAGCGGGGACGAGCACGCGGGTAACGAGGGGGAGCGGGGCTACGTGGGATACGAGATGGCGGTGCGCGCGCTGGAGACGCGCGTGCACGGAATCGTGGGCGCCTCCGGCAGCTGCTACCTGATCCGAGCTTCCCTGCACCGGCTCGCGCTGCCGGCCGGCCTCAGCCGGGACTTCGCGGCGGCGTTGCGCGCGCGGGAGCACGGGTATCGTGCCGTGTCCGTGGATACCGCCACGTGTCAGGTGCCGCGAGCCGCGTCGCTGCGCCGGGAGTACCGGCGCAAGGTCCGAACGATGGTGCGTGGAATGCGCACGCTCGCGTACAACAGCGCGCTGCTGAACCCGGCCCGTTATGGGGTCTTCGCCTGGATGTTGTGGAGCCACAAGGTGGCTCGCTGGGTGGTCCCCTGGGCGGCCCTGGCCGCGCTGGCGGCGACCGCCTTGCTCGCCGTCACCCAGACGTGGGCGCGCTTGGCCGTGGCCGGCGCCATCGGGCTCGGCCTGATCACCGCGCTCGCGTGGCTGCGCGACGGCCGGGTACCCCGGCCCTTCGCGTTGCCGGCGTGGGCCGCGCTCGGAAACCTCGCCGCCGTCCACGCCGCTTTGAAGGCGCTGGGCGGAGAGCAATCGGCCATCTGGGAGCCCACCCGCCGGGATCCGACCGCGACCGTGGAGGCCGCGTGA